The Hevea brasiliensis isolate MT/VB/25A 57/8 chromosome 1, ASM3005281v1, whole genome shotgun sequence genome has a window encoding:
- the LOC110641459 gene encoding T-complex protein 1 subunit gamma: protein MHAPVLVLKDSLKRESGTKVHHANIQASKAVADIIRTTLGPRSMLKMLLDAAGGIVVTNDGNAILRELDLAHPAAKSMIELSRTQDEEVGDGTTSVIVLAGEMLHVAEAFIDKNYHPTVICRAYNKALEDAIAVLDKIAMSIDVNDRAAMLGLVKSCIGTKFTSQFGDLIADLAIDATSTVGVDLGQGLREVDIKKYIKVEKVPGGQLEDSKVLKGVMFNKDVVAPGKMRRKIVNPRIILLDCPLEYKKGENQTNAELVKEEDWGVLLKMEEEYIENMCMQILRFKPDLVITEKGLSDLACHYLSKAGVSAIRRLRKTDNNRIAKACGAVIVNRPDELQESDVGTGAGLFEVKKIGDEFFSFVVDCKDPKACTVLLRGASKDLLNEVERNLQDAMSVARNILKNPKLVPGGGATELTVSATLKQKSSAIEGIEKWPYEAAAIAFEAIPRTLAQNCGVNVIRTMTALQGKHANVDNAWAGIDGNTGEITDMKERKIWDAYNVKAQTFKTAIEAACMLLRIDDIVSGIKKKQAPGAGQAPSKPQIETEGDADGEQMLPD, encoded by the exons ATGCATGCACCCGTTCTCGTTCTCA AGGATTCTTTGAAACGCGAGTCTGGAACCAAAGTACATCATGCAAACATCCAGGCTTCGAAG GCTGTTGCAGACATTATCCGCACCACCTTGGGTCCAAGATCCATGCTGAAGATGTTGCTTGATGCTGCTGGAG GGATTGTGGTTACAAATGATGGGAATGCCATCCTGCGTGAGCTAGATCTTGCACACCCAGCAGCAAAG TCAATGATTGAATTGAGCCGCACACAAGATGAAGAAGTAGGCGATGGGACAACTTCTGTCATTGTTCTTG CTGGAGAGATGCTTCATGTTGCTGAAGCCTTCATTGACAAGAATTATCATCCTACGGTCATTTGTCGAG CCTACAATAAAGCTTTGGAGGATGCAATTGCTGTGCTTGACAAAATTGCTATGTCTATTGATGTCAACGACC GTGCAGCCATGTTAGGCCTGGTTAAGAGCTGTATAGGCACAAAGTTCACTAGCCAATTTGGGGACTTAATTGCT GATCTGGCAATTGATGCCACTTCCACAGTCGGGGTTGATCTTGGCCAAGGATTGCGAGAAGTGGATATCAAGAAGTACATCAAGGTTGAGAAGGTACCTGGTGGCCAGTTGGAAGATTCTAAAGTTCTTAAAGGAGTCATGTTTAACAAAGATGTGGTTGCCCCTGGCAAAATGAGGAGAAAGATTGTAAATCCACGTATTATTCTTCTTGATTGTCCTCTTGAGTACAAGAAAGGTGAGAACCAAACAAATGCGGAGTTGGTTAAAGAAGAAGACTGGGGAGTCCTACTGAAAATGGAAGAGGAATATATCGAGAACATGTGCATGCAGATACTAAGATTCAAACCAGATTTGGTTATCACGGAGAAAGGGCTTAGTGATTTGGCATGCCATTATCTGAGCAAGGCTGGTGTCAGTGCAATCAGGAGGTTGAGGAAGACAGACAATAATAGAATTGCCAAGGCATGTGGGGCTGTCATTGTTAACAGACCAGATGAACTGCAAGAGTCTGATGTTGGTACTGGAGCTGGGCTATTTGAAGTTAAGAAAATTGGGGATGAGTTCTTTTCTTTTGTTGTTGATTGCAAAGATCCAAAGGCTTGTACGGTTCTCTTGAGAGGTGCCAGTAAGGATCTCCTGAATGAAGTGGAAAGGAATTTGCAG gATGCCATGTCTGTGGCCAGGAACATACTTAAGAACCCAAAACTTGTTCCTGGTGGTGGTGCTACAGAGTTAACTGTCTCTGCAACCTTGAAGCAAAAGAGTTCagctattgaaggaatagaaaag TGGCCTTATGAAGCTGCTGCCATAGCTTTTGAGGCTATACCACGAACTTTGGCACAGAATTGTGGTGTTAATGTGATTCGGACGATGACCGCCCTCCAAGGAAAA CATGCAAATGTTGATAATGCATGGGCTGGCATAGATGGGAACACTGGCGAAATCACTGATATGAAAGAGAGGAAG ATTTGGGATGCCTATAATGTGAAAGCACAAACTTTCAAGACAGCAATAGAAGCAGCTTGCATGCTTCTGAGGATTGATGACATTGTAAGTGGGATCAAGAAGAAACAGGCCCCAGGAGCAGGCCAAGCTCCATCCAAGCCTCAGATTGAGACAGAAGGAGATGCAGACGGTGAGCAGATGCTCCCTGATTGA